The window CCAGGGCACCTTTCTGCATAAAGGATTCGACGGCACCATAGGTCGGAATTTTTTGGGTAGTGAGTGCGGCGACGATCGAATCGGCCTTTGATATGATCAGACTGTCCGAAGGCAAGTAGACGAGATCCACTTTCTGGTCTGCCAGCGACTTGATGCCGCCTTCCAGGTCCGCCTCCGACGTCACGGGAGCGCCGACGATTTTTATTCCCTTCTCCCCCAGAAGCTTCTTCAGCTCATCGAAAGCGATCTGGGCATTGGCGGCGTTCTGGTCATAGAGAATACCGACCCGCTCGAATTTTCCCAGCCGCGTCATGAAATCCACCTGATCCTGATAGGGGACCGCATGGCTTACACCTGTCACATTGTTGCCCGAAGACTCCCAGTTTTGAATGAGCCCGGCCTGGACAGGATTGGTGACGATGCCGAAAAGGATCGGCGTCCGTTTAACCACCTTGGCCGTTTCAAGACTGGCCGTGGTACCGAAGGTATAAATGAAGTCGAATTTTTTCTCGTCGATGGTGGCAAGATAATCGGTCAGTCTGCCCTTGTCCTGTTGGGCGTCGAACTCGGACAACTGGATATTGACACCGAGATCTTTAAGGCCTGATTTCAGGGCCTTTTCGCAGGGTGTTTCGCCTCGCCAGTAGATCAAAAGAGCCTTGGCGCTGTCCGCCCCGGCGGGAAGGACGACTGACGTCATAATCATCAGTAGAGCAAAGACCGTAGATAAAACCTTGATGCATGCGTTCATCGGGTTCCTCCATAAGCGCGATTAAATTGAGTTCGTCCATGCCATTGGAACTTTTAACCACAATCCGAAAGAACTATCGGGCCGGTCCGATTGAAACTTTAACTGTTTGATGGGATTGAAACTGAATAGCATTCAGTTAGAACCCTTGAATTGTGGATCCAGGACTTGATCTTATCGGCGACTATGGCTTATCCTGTCGGGTAAGTTCCTCGCACCAAGCGCCCTTTAACCCGACCGGTAACTGACCGGACAAAGGAGTCGCCATGGCACGCGCCAAAACAGCTTCGCCCATCGGCAAGCGAATCAAGACATTCCGCAACCGTAAAAAGGTGACCCTGGATCAACTGGCCAATGACACGGGATTCACTATCGCGTACCTCAAGCAGATCGAAAGCGGCGAGGAGATCCCGCCGGTCGGCACCCTGCTGCAGATCTCGCGAGCCTTGGCCATCGATTCCGAGGA is drawn from Desulfatitalea tepidiphila and contains these coding sequences:
- a CDS encoding ABC transporter substrate-binding protein, whose amino-acid sequence is MNACIKVLSTVFALLMIMTSVVLPAGADSAKALLIYWRGETPCEKALKSGLKDLGVNIQLSEFDAQQDKGRLTDYLATIDEKKFDFIYTFGTTASLETAKVVKRTPILFGIVTNPVQAGLIQNWESSGNNVTGVSHAVPYQDQVDFMTRLGKFERVGILYDQNAANAQIAFDELKKLLGEKGIKIVGAPVTSEADLEGGIKSLADQKVDLVYLPSDSLIISKADSIVAALTTQKIPTYGAVESFMQKGALAGIVSSYEMVGKALVEKAAKILKGIPVSQIPSSHLPFEMLTAIVNAKTAQQVGVSIPYEVLSQAQILE